One Pygocentrus nattereri isolate fPygNat1 chromosome 12, fPygNat1.pri, whole genome shotgun sequence DNA window includes the following coding sequences:
- the LOC108443525 gene encoding uncharacterized protein LOC108443525, with translation MKIFLIFILYLNSGPVGCFDVIGYPGGSVVIYVSHDKYGELDKYFCGKPLNKSAFIKSNQARNLWSHEDRLSLFDSPGGLIVMYRNLSLQDAGSYQCGETGVWNQTVNLKVNTDPCCLGSNTVSGYLGETVTISCSYPEQFKSNIKMFYKVDGQDFIEVIRTIKSHIGRFSISDDRRSKVLSVRISDVREDDAGVYSCGVGSVEESISYNSLYREIVLQVTAKGTSTKSKQPPPAGWGSTLKPTETYRSTSMAPTTVTSEEHFSSPVIIITVCVCVALLLIGGSALIFYKLRCTKTQNSTFINNQPRTNYAVNSYYENDPPGNQNAITMGAYQDQKKSLNPSSNQSDSVYLSLDPKTNQTDSVYYSLNPNTNQSDSVYQSLNPNTNQSDSIYQSLNPNTNQSDSVYQSLNPNTNQSDSVYQSLNPNTNQSDSVYQSLNPKIN, from the exons ATGaagatcttcctcatcttcaTCCTCTACCTGAACTCAG GTCCAGTGGGTTGCTTTGATGTGATTGGCTACCCAGGAGGTAGTGTCGTCATCTACGTTTCTCATGATAAATATGGAGAGCTTGATAAATATTTCTGTGGGAAACCATTAAACAAGTCTGCTTTCATAAAATCTAACCAAGCACGGAACTTGTGGAGTCATGAAGACAGACTTTCTCTGTTTGACTCTCCTGGAGGGCTTATAGTGATGTATAGAAACCTGAGTTTACAGGATGCTGGATCATATCAGTGTGGAGAGACGGGGGTGTGGAATCAGACTGTGAACCTGAAGGTCAACACAG ATCCGTGTTGTTTGGGGTCAAACACTGTGTCTGGTTATCTGGGAGAGACGGTCACCATCAGCTGTTCATATCCAGAGCAGTTTAAATCAAACATCAAGATGTTCTACAAAGTTGATGGTCAAGATTTTATTGAAGTCATACGGACCATAAAGTCTCACATTGGCAGATTCTCCATCTCTGACGACAGAAGATCTAAAGTTCTCAGTGTGAGAATCAGTGATGTGAGAGAAGATGATGCAGGAGTTTATTCCTGTGGAGTGGGAAGCGTAGAAGAGTCAATCAGCTACAACTCCCTCTACAGAGAGATTGTGCTACAGGTCACTG CAAAAGGAACGTCGACTAAATCAAAGCAACCACCGCCAGCAGGATGGGGCTCAACTCTGAAAccaacagagacctacagaagCACATCAATGGCACCAACCACAGTCACATCCGAAGAACATTTCA GTTCCCCTGTGATCAtcatcactgtgtgtgtctgtgtggctctgttGCTGATTGGAGGATCAGCACTGATCTTCTACAAACTGAGATGCACCAAGACacaga ATTCTACATTTATCAACAATCAACCTAGAACAAATTATGCA GTTAATAGTTACTATGAAAATGATCCACCTGGAAATCAGAACGCTATCACCATGGGTGCCTACCAGGACCAAAAAAAGAGTCTAAACCCCAGcagcaaccaatcagattcagtctacctgAGCCTAGACCCCAAAACTAACCAAACAGATTCAGTCTATTACAGtttaaaccccaacaccaatcAATCAGATTCGGTCTAccagagtctaaaccccaacaccaaccaatcagattcaatctaccagagtctaaaccccaacaccaaccaatcagattcagtctaccagagtctaaaccccaacaccaatcAATCAGATTCGGTCTAccagagtctaaaccccaacaccaaccaatcagattcagtctaccagagtctaaaccccaaGATCAActaa
- the LOC108443535 gene encoding uncharacterized protein LOC108443535 isoform X1 encodes MKILFIFTLHLISGPVSCFDVIGYPQGTVIIFCSHRLRGEFKYFCEEKPQKCAYMKSHTPYTQDQTYRFTVHDSTGGLMVIYRNLSLQDAGSYQCGETGMWENYVNLKMNSDPCCLGSNTVAGYLGETVTINCSYPEDFKRSTKLLFKQDGQDFEIVIDDTVTQKGRFSISDDRRSKVLSVGISDVREDDGGVYYCGVGRGGQSVSYLSLYTETQLQVNAIYRTSTTAPTTVKSSKTFSSPVIISISVCVVLLLIGGFALIFCIVIHRKKQGLTQSFRTELNTSEQVSPVASNNDDTGAYANASSPTNTPDKDIIQPLQDQDSTYTTVSFRKNPASTADTSAVFSQEESATEVWSVVLIGAAVRLNNCNTHQ; translated from the exons ATGAAGATACTCTTCATCTTCACACTTCACCTGATCTCAG GTCCAGTGAGCTGCTTTGATGTGATTGGCTACCCACAAGGTACTGTCATAATCTTCTGCAGTCACCGACTGCGTGGAGAGTTTAAATACTTTTGTGaagaaaaaccacaaaaatgtgcGTATATGAAATctcacacaccatacacacaggATCAGACATACAGATTCACTGTACATGATTCCACTGGAGGTCTTATGGTGATCTACAGAAACCTGAGTTTACAGGATGCTGGATCATATCAGTGTGGAGAGACTGGCATGTGGGAAAATTATGTGAACCTTAAAATGAACTCAG ATCCGTGTTGTTTGGGGTCAAACACTGTGGCTGGTTATCTGGGAGAGACGGTCACCATCAACTGTTCATATCCAGAGGACTTTAAGAGAAGCACCAAGCTTTTATTTAAACAGGATGGTCAAGATTTTGAAATTGTAATTGATGATACAGTAACTCAGAAAGGCAGATTCTCCATCTCTGATGACAGAAGATCTAAAGTTCTCAGTGTGGGAATCAGTGATGTGAGAGAAGATGATGGAGGCGTTTATTACTGTGGAGTGGGGAGAGGAGGACAGTCAGTCAGTTATCTTTCTCTCTACACAGAGACTCAGCTACAGGTGAATG ccaTCTACAGGACCTCAACCACAGCACCAACTACAGTCAAATCTAGTAAAACTTTCA GTTCTCCTGTCATCATTTCTATAAGTGTCTGTGTGGTTCTTCTGCTGATTGGAGGATTCGCACTGATATTCTGTATTGTGATTCACAGGAAGAAACAAG GCCTCACTCAATcattcagaacagagctcaaCACCAGTGAACAG GTTTCCCCTGTGGCCAGTAACAATGATGACACTGGTGCTTATGCCAATGCTTCATCACCAACTAACACACCTGATAAAGACATCATACAACCACTCCAAGACCAAGACTCCACTTACACCACCGTGAGCTTCCGGAAGAACCCGGCCTCAACCGCTGATACCTCAGCCGTCTTCAGTCAGGAGGAATCTGCTACTGA GGTATGGTCAGTGGTGCTGATTGGAGCAGCTGTGAGGCTGAACAACTGTAACACTCACCAATGA
- the LOC108443535 gene encoding uncharacterized protein LOC108443535 isoform X2 — MVIYRNLSLQDAGSYQCGETGMWENYVNLKMNSDPCCLGSNTVAGYLGETVTINCSYPEDFKRSTKLLFKQDGQDFEIVIDDTVTQKGRFSISDDRRSKVLSVGISDVREDDGGVYYCGVGRGGQSVSYLSLYTETQLQVNAIYRTSTTAPTTVKSSKTFSSPVIISISVCVVLLLIGGFALIFCIVIHRKKQGLTQSFRTELNTSEQVSPVASNNDDTGAYANASSPTNTPDKDIIQPLQDQDSTYTTVSFRKNPASTADTSAVFSQEESATEVWSVVLIGAAVRLNNCNTHQ, encoded by the exons ATGGTGATCTACAGAAACCTGAGTTTACAGGATGCTGGATCATATCAGTGTGGAGAGACTGGCATGTGGGAAAATTATGTGAACCTTAAAATGAACTCAG ATCCGTGTTGTTTGGGGTCAAACACTGTGGCTGGTTATCTGGGAGAGACGGTCACCATCAACTGTTCATATCCAGAGGACTTTAAGAGAAGCACCAAGCTTTTATTTAAACAGGATGGTCAAGATTTTGAAATTGTAATTGATGATACAGTAACTCAGAAAGGCAGATTCTCCATCTCTGATGACAGAAGATCTAAAGTTCTCAGTGTGGGAATCAGTGATGTGAGAGAAGATGATGGAGGCGTTTATTACTGTGGAGTGGGGAGAGGAGGACAGTCAGTCAGTTATCTTTCTCTCTACACAGAGACTCAGCTACAGGTGAATG ccaTCTACAGGACCTCAACCACAGCACCAACTACAGTCAAATCTAGTAAAACTTTCA GTTCTCCTGTCATCATTTCTATAAGTGTCTGTGTGGTTCTTCTGCTGATTGGAGGATTCGCACTGATATTCTGTATTGTGATTCACAGGAAGAAACAAG GCCTCACTCAATcattcagaacagagctcaaCACCAGTGAACAG GTTTCCCCTGTGGCCAGTAACAATGATGACACTGGTGCTTATGCCAATGCTTCATCACCAACTAACACACCTGATAAAGACATCATACAACCACTCCAAGACCAAGACTCCACTTACACCACCGTGAGCTTCCGGAAGAACCCGGCCTCAACCGCTGATACCTCAGCCGTCTTCAGTCAGGAGGAATCTGCTACTGA GGTATGGTCAGTGGTGCTGATTGGAGCAGCTGTGAGGCTGAACAACTGTAACACTCACCAATGA